Within Dysgonomonas mossii, the genomic segment TATTCAGGCCAATGATATGTTTAACGATCTCATATTATCAACAGGGCGTAGAATACAAACGACAGTAGTAGGAAGGGAATCCCGTATTTTTCGTCAATCTATAGCCGGAGCTAATGCCGGCCTGACATTAAACGATGTAAACTGGAATTGTCCGATCGAATATAAAGGGTTAACATCAATACCTTTTATTAGTACAGTAGTATTCCATCCTCCATATATTTCTTATACTAAGAGAAATACACGTGATGGCATTTTCCAAGAGCATCAACAAAATCCGATTGAAAATCTTGTGTTAAACGAAGACGACTGGTTCGTATTTCCTGCTAAAGTGGGTAACATGTTGACCTTCGTTTATTTCCATAAAGATTTTATGGTACATGGTGTAGGGCTCTCTAATCTTTTTGAAATAGCGACAGAAAATGAATATATAGGAAAAAAACCAGATATGATCTACATATTCGGTTATCCTGATGGTCATGAAGAAAAACGTACTTTCTATTACAAAGATAAAAAGAATGATATACTGATTGGATATGCAAACTATTGCGACGATATAGATTATTTCGGATATATGAAGAAAATGCTTCTTACATTGCATAATGTGAAGCAAATTGAGAATGAAAGACTACCTATACACGGCGCTATGGTGAACATTGTTCTTCGTAATGGAAAAGAATCCAATATAATCATCATGGGTGACAGTGGTGCGGGAAAATCTGAAAGCCTTGAGGCTTTCAGAACTTTAAATGAAAACTATATCCGTCATATGCGTGTCATTTTTGATGATATGGGTTATCTTAAGAAAGAAGAAGATGGTACTATCAAAGCATATGGAACCGAGATTGGAGCCTTTGTAAGGGTAGATGATCTCGATCCGGCTTATGCCTTCGCTCAATTGGATAGAGGTGTTTATACCAATATGGATAGAGTAAATGCTCGTGTTACAATTCCGATATCGACATATGAAATTATATCCAGAGGATATCCGATAGATTATTTCCTATATGCCAATAATTACAATGAGGCCGAAAAGAAAATCCTCTTGTATAACGATTTGGATAAAGCTATTCCAATATTTGAAGATGGAGCACGTAAAGCAAAAGGAACGACAACAGAAAAAGGACTTGTAAAATCTTATTTTGCAAATCCATTTGGACCGGTTCAAGAACGAGAAGCGACCGAAAAGCTTGTACGCTTATATTTTAGTGATATGAAAAAAGCCGGAGTTAAAATCGGCGAAATACACACGTCTCTGGCAATTGAAGGTAAAGCAAAAGATGGCCCGCGCGAGGCAGCCGAAGAGCTTTTCTCTTTGATTAATGAATAATAAATTATATATTTACAAAGCCTCTTGACTCATTATCAGAGGCTTTGTGTATATTTTATA encodes:
- a CDS encoding phosphoenolpyruvate carboxykinase is translated as MLHEFTLSRGRAMINFTLKYCDTKQKLLNSYGFRRVVDSFIKQFLKKEEVVIFDYYIEHFGSEDNLVDAFIEVFKLLTVFEIEEVVAVDNKYSKFFEDKDLFIEVTELLFEYWKRLERYTIVRNNRLGEGLQNVRFIQANDMFNDLILSTGRRIQTTVVGRESRIFRQSIAGANAGLTLNDVNWNCPIEYKGLTSIPFISTVVFHPPYISYTKRNTRDGIFQEHQQNPIENLVLNEDDWFVFPAKVGNMLTFVYFHKDFMVHGVGLSNLFEIATENEYIGKKPDMIYIFGYPDGHEEKRTFYYKDKKNDILIGYANYCDDIDYFGYMKKMLLTLHNVKQIENERLPIHGAMVNIVLRNGKESNIIIMGDSGAGKSESLEAFRTLNENYIRHMRVIFDDMGYLKKEEDGTIKAYGTEIGAFVRVDDLDPAYAFAQLDRGVYTNMDRVNARVTIPISTYEIISRGYPIDYFLYANNYNEAEKKILLYNDLDKAIPIFEDGARKAKGTTTEKGLVKSYFANPFGPVQEREATEKLVRLYFSDMKKAGVKIGEIHTSLAIEGKAKDGPREAAEELFSLINE